CTGAACGAGATCAGGGGCAGGGCAGGATTGGATGCGCTGGATCCGAACGGTACCCGTACATCCACCATTGCTGCGGTGGCGCAGGAACGGAGGGTGGAACTCTTTTGTGAGTGGGGAGACCGCTGGCATTCGCTGCAGCGCACGGGAACCATGAATCAGGTACTGGGTGCGCTGAAACCCGGGTATTGGCAGGCTTGGGCGGCGTATTACCCCATTCCGCAGGGGGAACTGGATAAGGATCCTAATTTAATACAGAATCCCGGGTATTAATGACGTAACTATAGATGTAATCTCTGCCCTCTATGACCATTTTATCGTTGAAGATATAAATGTGGCGCACCTTCTCCGCCCGCACTGGCAGATAGAAGCTGCCCTGGTACTGATTGGTGTGCAGGTCATACTTATCAATGGCCGAATTACTGCTGAATTTACCTGCTTGTTCATGATCTCCTTTTAGCAGGGAGTGAATGAACAGCTTTCCATTGTATACAAAACTGGTATTGTTCACCAGCTGGTCCGGCCCCTGGCGGGTCAGCACGTTTTCATTGCGGGCGGTGGCTTCGGCCAGCTGGAAGCGGGAGTGTGTGGAGGTATCGATAGTATGACCTTCCTGTAATTTTTGCAGGGAGGTATCGAAGCTAAAATATTGATTGAGGTAGAAATAGGTATAGACCAGTTTTTTGCCTGTGGTATCATAAGTGAGGCTGCCGTCTGTGCTCATACCACCGTCCTGGTGCAGGGTGGAAAGGTTCTTTTCTACCGTGATCTCACTGGTGCTGGTATTTACTTTCAGGAATTGCTGGTCAGAGATTTTCCTGTCCAGTTTACGGAGAATGAATTGATCGGGGGCGATGGCATATGCTTTAGAATAACCGCCCGGTGGTAATCTGAATACCTGTGCAGGGCCACCGGAGAGGGGCAGGGTGATAATAGCCGGCAGGTTATAGGCATAGATATGAACGAAGGGAGAGTCGATGATGGTAAAGAAATATCTTTGCAGGGAATCGATGAGCCCCTTGGAGAGGGCCAGTTTAATGCGTTTGGACTGTTTGAAATGGTAGTCGGTACTGAGAATAAGAGTAGGGTCGGTTGTAGACAGGAAGATTTGTGTTGGGGTGGCACCGCTCACGAGCTGGATGCTGTCGCCGGTGGGCATATTGCCCAGTGGGGTCAGGAAGCTGGCCGGGAGGATGGTCCTGTCAAATCCGTTGCGTACTTTATTGGGTAGGGGCGCAGATTGCACCAGGAAGGTGACGATGATGATGGCGGAAAGGAACAGGGAGAGGAGAATGATAATTGCTTTGCGCATGGTAGAATAGAATATTATGGAAGGGGGTTAATGCTTTTCAGCATTAACCCCTGAAAATTTTAGGAATGTTGGATTATGGCATAAATATGAGATTATACCCATTGTTAACATCAACGGCACACATCTGGTTGTTGGCACCATAGCAATACATCCATTTGATATCGCTGGCAATAGCGGTTTTGTAGAATCCGTTCCACAAAACCCATGTAGTTAATTCTCTCCGGCTGGCAAACGCGGTACTTACTGCCAGAAGAGCAGCAATGAAGGTGATGCTCAGGGTCTTTTTCATGGTCTTAAGATTATTACTTTAGCTGATAAATGCCTACTCTTTTCTGCAGGTTTTCGGCGATCCCTGGTAACGTTTTTCAGCTTTGCTTTTTTACATGCAATAGCACCCCAATGATGGTCAGAATGATAAATGCTGAATTAAATATAATATGTGCCTGCCAGGAAAGGTGCTGAAGCACGCCTCCGCAGGAACAGGGTATATAGGGGCTATACCTTAGCATTGCGGCCAGGTAAAAGGTAAATAGGCAAAGGAGGAAAAAAGAGCAGTAAAGGCCTGCTAAACGTGTTTTATTACCCAACAACATACCTGCTATGAGGAGTTCTCCCAGGGGCAGTGCCCAGGAGACGATATTTGCGTATTGAGTGATAAAGGGGGATTGGCTGAGTTGCCGGTTAAATACAGTATAGTCCATCAGTTTGCTGATGCTGGTATATACAAACAGGAAGATCAGCAATGCTGATATAATTTCGATTAGTCGTTTTGTTGACATAGGGCTGGGAATCGGGGCTAATATAGGGCTAATTTTTAATTTGTATAAAAAAAATAAGGACCGCATTGCAGTCCTTATTTAAAATCTTCACCTGATATCTCGTTTTCTTACCTCCTGCGCCTGCAAGACCAGATTCACGGGAAAGTGCTCGTTCACGTATTCATCAAATCCTAATCCCAGTCTCCTCGCATCTCTTTCCATGTTTTCCAGCTTTTCCAGCATGTGCTGTTGGTGTCGCCTGATATGTTCCTCAGTAGAAAAATCGCTTTCATGTGGGGTTAACCAGGCTTGTTGTAAAGCCACCTCGTTGCGCAGCGCTTCAAATCGTGTGTCCATCTGAAGAAAAGAAGTATGGAAGTACTCCAGTTTTTCCAGGAGGGAACGATCAAAGTGAAACTGTAAAATATTGGCTAACTGGGTTTTAAGGTTGATATTCCGGTTTTCCAGTACGGCCAGTTGTTTTTTGCACCTATCAAGGGCATTGCGCAAGTCTTCCATCGCTAAAAATCTTATCAGTTCAAAGATACTTAGCGTCTGTTTGGCCAAACAGGATACGGGTCAGTAAGAAAACTGATTTTTATCATGCTTAGTTTACTAGATTAGCCAGCTTTTGTTCGTTAAGGATTGTGATTACCCCTTGTTTGATCTCCAGTAATTTCTCATCTCTGAAATCCCCCAGTGTTCTGATCATGGATTCTGTAGCTGTTCCTGCGATAGTAGCCAGATTTTCTCTGGAGATATCGATTGAGAATGGCTGATCCTTGGCCACGTGGTATTTCTTTTTGAGGAAGAGGAGGGCTTCTGCCACTTTCTTACGCAGGGAGCTGTAAGCGATGTGGAGCAGTTGCTGTTCTTTTTCGGTAATGTTTTTAGCCAGCAGGCGAATAAATTGCTGGGCAACTTCCCGGTTATTGTTGATGAGTGTTTCGAAGTCTTCTCTTGGAATGGCGGTCAGTTCACAATCGTCCAGTGCTTCTGCATTTTCGTGATAGTTACTGCCTTCCAGGAGGGCTACATAGCCCAGGAAGTCGCCGGCGCTATAGAGGTTGGCTGCCAGTTCTTTACCGTCATTATTTACTTTGTAGGTTTTTACCCTGCCTTTCTGTATGTAATAAAGGCTGGTTGGGCGGTTACCTTCCTGGTAAATGAGTTGTTTTTTCTTGAACCGGTCGGTGTTACCTTCTTCCATGAGGGTTTGCAGTGTATTCGTACCGGTTGCACTCGTCAACAGCTGTTGTAGTCCTTCCATATCTGACGTAAGTTCCAATTTCTTTACAGCGGCTTTTTTGAGCCTTCTCTCCACGGCATTCAGCAGGTCAGTACCACTGAATGGCTTAGTGATATAGTCGTCGGCTCCCATTTCCATCCCTTTACGGAAATCGCCACGTTCACTCTTGGCGGTTAGGAAGATAAAGGGGGTATCCTGAACATCAGGGTTCTTTTGCAGCAGGTGCAGTACCCCGTATCCATCCAGTACGGGCATCATGATATCACATACCACCAGGTCCGGTTGATGCTCCAGTGCCAGTTCTACGCCGGTTTTACCATTTTCAGCGGTTAATACTTTGTAGTTGGCCAGCTCAAGGATTTCGGCGGTGTTCTCGCGAATATCGTCGTTGTCTTCTATGAGTAAGATAGTTTTCATCAGTCGAGCGTTTTAAATTAAGATTGCAGAAAGGTCACTGTAAAGGTAGTACCTTTATTTAATTCACTCTTACATGTGATTTTTCCGTTCATCAATTCTGCGTATTTACTTACAATGTGCAGCCCTAATCCCGTACCCTGTATATTGCTGACATTGGTGCCCCTGAAAAACCGCTCAAACAAATGCTGTTGGTCCTCCTCGGAGATGCCTATACCGGAATCGCTTACTTCGAGTTTGATAATATGTCCTTTCTGAAGGGTGTTTACGCGGATCACCGCATGTTTTCCGGAGAATTTGATCGCATTACCCAATAAATTGAGCAAAATGTGTTTGATCAGCGAAGGATCTAATTTTACCTTGGAAGGGCCTTTATGTTCATATTCAATTTTCTGGCCTTCCTGTACAAGATCCTGCATTTCCTGGATTATTGCTGTGGTGTGTAGCTGCATATCGAAGGTGTTGCTTCTGACGGTGACACCTCCTTCTTCAATTTTGCCTACAGACAGGAAATCATTCAATACTTCGGTGAGCAGGGTCACGGAAGAGATGATTCTTTGTATATGTTTACTTCTTTTAGGTTGGTCTTCGGTATTAATGTATTGATTAACCAGGAAAGCTGAGGAAAGAATGGTACTCAGTGGTGTTCTGAATTCGTGGGATGCCATGGAAACGAAGCGGCTTTTCAGCTCACTCAGTTCTTTTTCCTTGTTCAGTGCTATCATCACCTCCTGCTTGGACTGTTCCAGTTGTTCCAGGGCATGGGTGAGTTGCTGGGTACGTTCAGCGATCTTCTGTTCCAGCTCGTTATGCATTTTTTCGAGCTTCTCTTCCGCCTTTTTCCTTTCGGTGATATTATTGATATAAGAGATGACGAAAGAGCCTTCTTCATGTTGGTATTGACTGAGACTGACTTCAACTGAGAATTCAGAGCCATCTTTTTTTAGTGCAAAAAGATCCATGCCGATACCCATAGGGCGGCTTTGGGGTTGGCTACTGAAGCCGTCGCGGTATTCTTCGTGTCTTGGCCGGAATCGCATGGGGAGGAGGCGCTCAATGGTCTGGCCAATGAGCTCTTCTCTTTGATAACCAAATTGTTCCAGGGCAAAATCGTTAATCAGGACGATCTCACCCTGCCGATTGGTCACCAGTATGCCAATGCTGGCAAAATTGAACAGCGCTTCAAAGCGTTGTAGTTCTTTATCGTATTCCTTTTTATACAGGTTGTTACCGTAGAGCATAGTTACAAGATCAGCCTTACAGCTGTAAAATTCCGCTACGGTGGGGTTAATGCATATGATGAGTGTCAGTGGTGCTGGTGATTATCATCATCGGCTATAGGGGCCAGCCATTTGGCGGCCAGCGAAGGCCATGTTTCGGCAGCTATGTTACCCTTGCGTAAACCATAACCATGACCGCCCTGTGACATAAAGTGCAGTTCTACAGGCACTTTTGCATCCCGAAGGGCACCTGCCATGACCAAAGCACTGTTGCCATAGGGATCGTCCGCAGTGGCAAACAGGAATATAGGAGGGGTATTGGCGTTTACTTTCAGCTCCGGTGTAAGGGAACGGTTTTCCCCCTTGTCCAGGTAAGCGGGGTAGATCAGGACACTG
This window of the Chitinophaga sancti genome carries:
- a CDS encoding MauE/DoxX family redox-associated membrane protein — encoded protein: MSTKRLIEIISALLIFLFVYTSISKLMDYTVFNRQLSQSPFITQYANIVSWALPLGELLIAGMLLGNKTRLAGLYCSFFLLCLFTFYLAAMLRYSPYIPCSCGGVLQHLSWQAHIIFNSAFIILTIIGVLLHVKKQS
- a CDS encoding response regulator, translating into MKTILLIEDNDDIRENTAEILELANYKVLTAENGKTGVELALEHQPDLVVCDIMMPVLDGYGVLHLLQKNPDVQDTPFIFLTAKSERGDFRKGMEMGADDYITKPFSGTDLLNAVERRLKKAAVKKLELTSDMEGLQQLLTSATGTNTLQTLMEEGNTDRFKKKQLIYQEGNRPTSLYYIQKGRVKTYKVNNDGKELAANLYSAGDFLGYVALLEGSNYHENAEALDDCELTAIPREDFETLINNNREVAQQFIRLLAKNITEKEQQLLHIAYSSLRKKVAEALLFLKKKYHVAKDQPFSIDISRENLATIAGTATESMIRTLGDFRDEKLLEIKQGVITILNEQKLANLVN
- a CDS encoding PAS domain-containing sensor histidine kinase — protein: MLYGNNLYKKEYDKELQRFEALFNFASIGILVTNRQGEIVLINDFALEQFGYQREELIGQTIERLLPMRFRPRHEEYRDGFSSQPQSRPMGIGMDLFALKKDGSEFSVEVSLSQYQHEEGSFVISYINNITERKKAEEKLEKMHNELEQKIAERTQQLTHALEQLEQSKQEVMIALNKEKELSELKSRFVSMASHEFRTPLSTILSSAFLVNQYINTEDQPKRSKHIQRIISSVTLLTEVLNDFLSVGKIEEGGVTVRSNTFDMQLHTTAIIQEMQDLVQEGQKIEYEHKGPSKVKLDPSLIKHILLNLLGNAIKFSGKHAVIRVNTLQKGHIIKLEVSDSGIGISEEDQQHLFERFFRGTNVSNIQGTGLGLHIVSKYAELMNGKITCKSELNKGTTFTVTFLQS